From Acidianus brierleyi:
AACATCTACCATACTTCTTGGTTAAGTTAGAAAACTATGGTTAATTTTTATTATTTATTTCATAATTATAAAACATAAATATTATAATAATTCTAATGGATTTTTTGTTTTAGGCTTATATTCACTATCTAATTTTAAACATTTTAGCTTATTCAGTATACCTTTATTGCATTCATCTTTCCTAATAATTGAACCCTCATAATTTAGCATAATGTATTCAAATTTATTTCCATTATCGGTTTTTATCGTTATACCGTCTTCTTTATACCCTATGAAAATAATGTTATTCATTTTTATGGAAGCAATGTCTGGAACTTTCTTTAATGATAAGATTTTCCCACTATCAGAAATTTTAGTTAGATAGTGCATATTGTTACACATTAAATCCACATTTACACTTTCTTTTTCTCTCATTAAATTTTCCTTACAGTTACCTTGCATATTGAATGCCGAATACGCTATTTTTATAGCGTAAGAATCATTTACTTTAGATTTTTGATAAATTAATTCTCCGCTAGTTTTCCATGCAAATTCATAGTTAAAATTAGAATCATATGCAAACGCAAAAATTTTTTTATCTTGATTTTTTATAGATTGTAAATTATAACCGTGGTTAGCTATAAATATTTTTACATAGTTCTCATTTATATCTTTATTTAAACTTTTTATAGTCCCATCTAAAGATATTTCGTATTTTACAGATCCAGTTACTCCAGATTCTAATATTATCCATGAATCTCTAAGTTCATATTCAGTTTTCATGGGTTTTGAAAACATGCTATTTATAAAATTTTCAAGAGCAATTTTTTGAGCTGAGATCAAAGATATTCCAATCTTATTACATGAAACGTTTTTAGAACTAGAGTCAACATGACATTTATAGAGATAATCTCCAGATAAAAATACGTCATAATTGCCCTCTACTTTAACTATATTTCCATTTATTTTACTTTGTGCTAGTTTTATTGCATAATCTTTAGTTATTCTGACATTCTTTCGTATTATTTTACCTACTTCATTAAGTTCAATCTGTATTTCGACTTTATCATCTTGATAATCAATGATATAGCCATCCTTATTTCTTGATATCTTAGGAGAATTTTTTAATTCTGTTTCCCTTTTAATTTCCATCAAAGCTAATTTTTCTAGCTTGTCATTATCTATAGGCTTAAAGCTAACATTCAACTTATTCCTATTGATACTAACTATAGCTTCAGTCAATTCAACTTGAAATATGATATTATAGGTATCTAGAAACCATGCCTTTTTCTTTAGTTCTTTAGAAATATCTATTATTTGACTATAATTAGGTAATCTTCTTTTTAATAATTCTACTGCTAAATTAGCTATTTTAGGATATTCAATGTTAAGTTTCTCATACTTAACTTCAGAGGCCATTATTGTTCTCTGCATTGGAGTTTCCAGAAGTTCAGAAACATCTTCTCCTGCTCCATCTAATGCTATTTGCGATGAAAGAACTTTTCTTCTTCTATCATTTTGTAAATTATAGCCTATTTTTACTTGGAATACATATAATCTCTTTAATATAGCTTCTGTCCTTTTAATCTTGTAATTTCCATATTTTCCAACTAAGTTTTCCGCTTTATTTATTACATTTTCTATATCTATATCTAAATATACTCCTTCATTAACTTTGATTTCCTTAATATCCTCCTTTTCATTTTCGATTATTTGTGAATCTTCTGAAATTTTAGTAGGTGAAACCATGGGAACTCTTACTTGATTTTGTTGAATTAATTTAGCTAATTGAAAACCATTAATTAGAAGAATATTAAGTTTGCTTGCTACTTCAGTAGCATCTACAGTAAAATCAGACGTTGTTATTATTATTCCCTTATCGCAGTCTTGTAATTTCATGGACGTATAAAGATCTCTTACTGTTTTCTCTCCTATTTTAGTACTAGTATATCTTTTTATTTGAATTGCGTATTTATGTATACCATCCAGTTCTTCTTTCCATGCTAAAATATCTACACCTCTATCTCCGGAACCTCCTACCCATTTTATGTTCTTAAAACCTAATTTTGGTAAAAATTCGTCTGCTATGAACTTTTCAAACGATGTAGGGTCAAGACTAGCTATATATTCAGTAATACCCATGGAAATTATTATATCATAGTGAAATATAAAGATTAATATTCTTTATAAGTCTATTTAGAAACAATGTTTTGTAGACTAGTTCAATTTTCTTGGATGTTAAGCTCATTAAATTTTCTTAAATTCAAAATCAAGCGTTGATTTAAAAGTAAGTTTAACGTTAGCTTTAATAAAAATTGAAGCAATCTACAAAGCATCGAAACAGTACTATTTATCCTTTTGATCATTTATAATTTGTGTAAAACTTAAAAGAGCTATAGTAATCATCCTATTTTTACGAAAAATTAATATCGGCTAGAAGATTTTAAGTATTGCTTGTTAATTGGTGTAAATACCAAAAATAAATATTTTATACATAAAAACATTTTTATAGGAAAAATCTTTTTATTGTAGATTCTTTGTTAGTAGGAAATAATATTATGACTTTTCTAGAGACTGTCCCAAGCGCAAATAATTGAATAAATCTATGTACAAGTTTATAGATAATTGTTCAAAAGTAAATATAATTAACTGAGAAATTTTGAATTTTCCCTTGAAGCTAAAAGTCGCGTAATACTTAAAGGGAACCGGGACGATGTAGTACCGATTCACATGGAACATTGGATAGAATACTACAACGGTCCGGTTCTCTATAAAGAATTATCATCAAAGCATAAAACACTTGTAAAAATGAACTACGTACTAATCACGTCAGAAGTATTATCGCGTCTAGATGACCTCTTCATATTGAGGGCTTTAATAGTGATGGTCGTGTGGACGTGTTCTTACAGGAATGTGTGGAGCTACTACCGAACCGACGTGGTAGTAAGATGGTTCCTAGGAGAATGCAAGTCTAAGTCAGAGATCCACAGAAGGGCCAAGAAGTTTAGGTTAGAGATCAAGACGGTTTTCAAGGAGTTCTCCAAGGAGCTGGAGGGGAAGTTGAGTGGGCGGACTACTTACCTAGCAGCACGTTATACGGCAAGGTTGGGAAGTTGTGGATCGTGGATTCCTTCCTAATCGAGGTACCCTTCGGGAAGAGGAACAAGGAAACATTGGAGAAGAAGTTTGAGCTAGACCTAAGGCAGAGGAAGTACAGGGAGGCGGCTAACACGCTCTTCTTTTACATTAAGTGCAAAGTGAGGAGGAGGTTCAAGGGAGAGTTTACAAAGAAGAGGAACAGGAGTTCGGCTTCAAGGTCTTCAACCTCATGTCGCCTACAATGATAGTTCACGAGATTCAAGTGGAACTGGCCAATTTTCCGGACAATAAGGTTGGCTTCTCCCGCAGCGGTTATAAGGTAGTGGATAGGGGCTTCGTGGGGAAGTCCTCGACCTGGTTGATAGGTTTCTCTAGTTTCAGGAGTGGAGTTCTTTGGGATCTTCTTGAGGAGGTATTGGAGGCCTTACGCTACTGAAAAGGGTATGGTCGAGTTCTTTGTCTACGTTATCGCGTTGATTTACAACTCCTACATCTACACTTCTGTGTTATCGCGTGTTCCGGAGAGTCAACTCGCCCACTAACTTGTACCGCGAGAGTTGATCAAGGTAGTGTGGACTATGTTGGAAATTCTGTTTTTCTCTATACTTGATTATTTTCCATTACAATATAAGCTTAATCTCTCGTTATACTGAAAGATATAATTATATTTTATTCTTAATTAATTATAAAATTGTTTTTCTATCATACTATATTTATTCAATTATTTGCGCTTGGGACACTCTCTAGACTATATTCACTCAGTTCCATACATACTATTTATTCTTCCCCATTTATATTATTTCATGTATATATTGAATCTAGAGTAGAACCGTAAAGCTGAAAAATAATTAACTAGAGAAAAACGCATCTAAACCACTTTTTCTATTTATGACTTTTTCTATAAATTTATCTCTAATAGGTAAATATACTTTTTCAAAGAATTCTCTTTGATTTTCGAGAACTTCTTTAGGAAAAGACGAAACGTATTTTATAGTAGCATCCCATGCTTTATCGTAAGAGATTATAGGTTCTATTTTGTCTTTTATTTCCCTATCATAGTCTTCTGGAGTTTGCATTTTATCTCCTATTATATAATATCCTTTTTCAGTATCTTGATATACTTGTTCTCCTGCAACATTAGCTAACACTCTATCTTTTCTAAACTCAGAAGGTACCGTAGTTTTAGAATATTTAGGCGCATATCCTTTACCATAATACTTTGCCCAGGCATAGAAAATTGCTCTATTTAATCCAAAAGACTTAGCCTTATCCATATTGCCATAAAGTACGTAATATCTTGCAGCCTGTACTATTCCCATAACTTGGAATCTCCCTATTTTAGCTTCATTCATACTCTCTCCCGTATTTTCTCTTGTCTTAGTAACTTTCCTTTTACGAGGTTTAACTCCTTCATGTGAAGGTTTGTATGATTGAATAGCCTTAGTCAATAAATCTTCAGTCTCGTTTTCTTCATATCTTTCATAAATTCCTTCTTCATGAATAAAATTTTGAGGATTCGCCCAGTCTAAACTAAATTTACTCAGTTTATCAGGAGAAAAGCAAACAGCGACGTAATTAAGTTCCCTATGAAATGAGAGAGGAGCAGTAAATATTCTTTTTGAATCTATTAATTCGTCTACCTTCAGTACTCCTCCAGAACTTTCTGAAAGCTTTTGTAAATCATTCCTACTTTTTTCAATTATATACTGTACTATTGCGTGGGCAGCAGTTAATGGGTAATAATCTTTAGGTATAGAATTCTCATTTAT
This genomic window contains:
- a CDS encoding restriction endonuclease, with protein sequence MGITEYIASLDPTSFEKFIADEFLPKLGFKNIKWVGGSGDRGVDILAWKEELDGIHKYAIQIKRYTSTKIGEKTVRDLYTSMKLQDCDKGIIITTSDFTVDATEVASKLNILLINGFQLAKLIQQNQVRVPMVSPTKISEDSQIIENEKEDIKEIKVNEGVYLDIDIENVINKAENLVGKYGNYKIKRTEAILKRLYVFQVKIGYNLQNDRRRKVLSSQIALDGAGEDVSELLETPMQRTIMASEVKYEKLNIEYPKIANLAVELLKRRLPNYSQIIDISKELKKKAWFLDTYNIIFQVELTEAIVSINRNKLNVSFKPIDNDKLEKLALMEIKRETELKNSPKISRNKDGYIIDYQDDKVEIQIELNEVGKIIRKNVRITKDYAIKLAQSKINGNIVKVEGNYDVFLSGDYLYKCHVDSSSKNVSCNKIGISLISAQKIALENFINSMFSKPMKTEYELRDSWIILESGVTGSVKYEISLDGTIKSLNKDINENYVKIFIANHGYNLQSIKNQDKKIFAFAYDSNFNYEFAWKTSGELIYQKSKVNDSYAIKIAYSAFNMQGNCKENLMREKESVNVDLMCNNMHYLTKISDSGKILSLKKVPDIASIKMNNIIFIGYKEDGITIKTDNGNKFEYIMLNYEGSIIRKDECNKGILNKLKCLKLDSEYKPKTKNPLELL